A stretch of DNA from Glycine max cultivar Williams 82 chromosome 18, Glycine_max_v4.0, whole genome shotgun sequence:
cTATCCCTACAATTAATAAGTTTTTTAGTCTCTaacatttacattttaatttttaaattgtatcTGTCGTTAAAAACTaacaaagttaaataattttaataacaatttttttttaaaattaaaatataaacttcaaaaattaaaaaatttacttattaaatttcaaatttcaggaactaaaatatttaattattaataactggaactaaaacaataaattataaaattataaaaactaaataaataattaaatcataaataaaaaatccaaatgAAACAAATACTAGTTTAAATAGAGTAATGACTGGAGTGGGTCCGAGTGAGTAAAAGCACGCTCGCCGTATCTCGTGTTGTCGTGTTAGTGTGGACCCTTATTGTCCCTCCTCCCCACCTTCCCTTCTTGGATTATGTGGTTAGATATCTTTCaagtttaagtaaataaataaatcataaataacaCACTCTacggaaataataataattagttgaAAAATAGACACTCAGTTTCTTGTGTCTTAactgtcttttttttattttaatttttttagttaaatatttttattttttagttaaatataattgtaagaattatcatattaaaaaatttattagacaGTAACTActtgtaattataaataatttttaaaaatagttaaaaaataaattaaaaataataaatatatataacaaatgagataatttttattaatagttatttaataaataatcataGTATAATAATAACCAAACCAAGAAAATGGAAAACAAGACAGCATGACAAAAGAGCACTAACTAGAGAAcatatacatacacacacatgtagtgagagagagagggggtgGTTTTTGGTTTCTCTTTGGTTCCTTTCTGATATGCCATATTTGCATCTCATGCACCAATTCCTCTGTAACCGTTATTATTTTTGTGAAGGGGTTGGAGAGAAAAAAGGACACTGATCAGTGACTACTGTTTGGTTGCTACTACTGAAAATGGACTACAGCAATGACAACAAGTATGTGTGTGTCTCTGCCCTTTTCTTTATCtcagtctttttctttttaaaggtCTGTCTCTTGGGAAAAGAACACTCTGGGAACTGCATTTGGTTTCAAACATGTACTTTCTGAGTTTCATGctctttaatttttgttctgTGGTTTTATTTGGGAGATGAAGTAGGTTCCCATGAAATTCTTGGGATTTTGCTTGGaatattagtgttttttttagttatttggtTCATTCATGTTTGGTGGCTGTTGACCGTCGTTTTGCTgttgttttttgcttttttttttttcctgtgaactCTGGTCGGGTTAGTAATTTTCTGTTCTTGGTTTTTGGTTTCTCTTGAGATGGTCGATTCATGTTACAATTTGTGGGTAGAGGAAGGATGACGACGACGATGATGGTGTTAAGTCATCattttccccctttttcctctcttttttttttgtgtttttggcccttttcttttctttgcttTTTTCTGCAGTAATTGatggtttgtttctttttatttatgttgtgGTTTGGTTAGTAATAGTACTGCAATTTATTTGTGTGGTTGGTTTGGTCAAACTTCTATGTACTTTTGGTTGGTTTGTCTGTTGTTCAAATCATGATCTCTACAATCTATCCTTTGTGATTCTTCCAAATTGGTTTTATGATTGTCTCCTTTTGTGTTTTCTTGCACTTTTTTTCAATGTTGCATGACaagcattttctttttttttcatgttgaaTGTTGCTAGGGAGCCATGGGATTGGCATAGGGAGGATTATTGTCTCCAAAGGAGTTTCGATTATGGTAAGTCTGACTTGTGGTTTTCAGTTTAATTTGTCTAAATAGTTGATGCCTGAGAAGGTTTTTCTTGATTGAGCAGAAAATTCACAAGGGCTATGGAATGGAGTTcctcaaaatgaagatctttcCAATGTGTTCAATGATGAAACAACCCCAGTGAAAGCTTGTGGGGACTTTGCATACAATGTCAATAATAGTGGTAAGACACTTGTATCTGACAGGCAGTTTGACATTGTCTAACAATCACTATGTACAACTGGAATATattgttcttttaaatttttataattgaggATGGATGAGCTTGACATAACAATGGTAAGGTTATTGCCTTGTGATTTGGAGCTCACAATTTCAAATCATTGAAACAATCTCTCTGCTTGTAGGGATATATCTGTGTACATCTATCTACCCTCCCCAGGTTCCACTAGGTTGGAGCCTCATGCATTGGGTCAccgttaatttctattattattgttattcctGCATCCTTCTTTTATATGCAATGCTATCCTTAATTCAAATAAGGTGGATTTCAGAGTTACAAAAGGAATCAGACAAATGTTTGAAGAGTTCTGACCAAATTAAGAGAAGGCGGATGCTACAATTCAATACTCAAGATGGGGGTCATTTCCTCTCCAATGAACATATGTCTTCAGCATATTTGAAAGTAAGGGTCAGTCCTTGTATGTAGCTTTTACCTTGAGTTATTTTTCACACCCATATTAGCATAATGGGTCAAGccacatgaaaaaaaatcaaagcacaaatactttaatttgtgcaaatatgttatttttttaaaagtatattccATGTTATATTGACATGATATTGTTGTCTAAAGAAGGAATATATGACGTGTTGAGgtaactaaattttgtgctacttttccttgttcttgattcaagatttctctTTTCTGATATTAGATTTCATAGTTATGCTTTGTGAGATGATTAGTTCAGCCATATTGGTTTGTGTTACCACATTGTATTGGTCCATCTGTGAAGTAGAACTTATTCAAGTTTCTCCCTGCAAGTTTACAGTAGCCATTTGATGATGGCTTACTATAATAGAACCCTGTTTTAACTTAAACTTTTCTGATGATTGTTTAAGTTTGATAATGAGGTATTTGGTTCATAACTTCATATATTTGGGTATCTTCTAGTTATTATCTAGTGATATGTCCTCTCTTTTGTTGTGGGTCTCCGGTGTTTTGGGTTGATCAACAATCTTGTTTCTTTTGTTATGCCTTCAAGACTTAATGATTTGCAATGCGCATAGTCAGCATAGACACTACCACTTAAGGATATTGCTCACGTGTATCCACTATCCAGTAGTACTTTATTGGTCTCGATGATATATTGTTTGAGTTAATAATTGTACTAGACTTTTTGTTTTGCCAGATTGTATGACTGTTACATTATGTATATAGGGGAAGGAGGAGTCAAATGAGGATGTTTTCCCTGAATTATCACATTGGGTTTCTGGGGCATCAGGTTTACCTTTTGCCATATTctgctatgatttttttttccttttctttttagatATGGCTTTTGGTCTTTAACCGATCATAATGAAATATGCATTAGGAAGTGCATCTGCTTCCAATTATGAGGACCTTGAGTCAGCTGAAGGGTGGCTAGCAGATTGCTTTAAGGATGCTGAAATGCAATTATGTCCCGATGATTTGTATGCTTCTAAAGACCACCACTAATATATGGCATATATATctatttatacaaaataatcTTATGAATATGATTATGTTATACTCAGGAATTTTTCTGGGGCAGATGCTGTTCAAATTGATGTTGCAGGTATATTACATTGTCTGCCATTCACTTTTGTCTTCCCATTTCTCACTCCTTTTCTCTTTCCTGTACACATTGGCTCTTATTTGGAAAAAATTATATGCTACTGTAGATCTGTGCAACTTCCCACCTGCGTGTGAACAAAATGTGCTTCAGCATCATGTCACCCAAACTCCCAAAAATATTGTCTTCAAaggtatgttttgtttttccttgATCTTTCTAATCTACAAATATCCTCCAAGTTTCTATGGTACTGGTTCTCGAGTATGATAGGGCTGTATAGCGATGAACTCACAAGATGGGCCTTTAACTGTTGTTAAATGCAAAATAGCTAGGATCTATAGTACATAATAGTTAATTTCAAGAAATGTTTTTACATGAAAACAAATTCTGACTCTATTTTATATGGACAGGAGGAAAATCATTTATAGAAACACCGACAAAGCTAGCTGCTTCTGTGGCCTATCCATTTACCTTCATTAAACCCTGTGGTGCCCATGGAGATGTCACTCTGAAGGAAATAAATCAGCGCATTCTGTCTCCACCACCTCCTTTGAAGTCCCAACAAAGTATGGAAGATCCATCAGCTTACCCAAAATCAGCATTTTCTGGGAAGCCTGTAgttggaaaaacaaaaattcacaTTGAAGGGGGAAAAGGTAGCATCACCATTATGAGAACCAAAGGCTAAGCCTTAAGTCTTTAGTACTAACTTCTGTCTTGGGTCTGGCCTCATTTTCTGTATGTAAAGCACCTGGTAATTTATAGTAGGTATTGCAATTTTTGTTCTTATTGGCATCTATAAATAACACTACCTTAGTGTTTGTATTCTAGGTGAGGATCTAGATGACTGTGGCTTTTCTCTTGGTAGATGTTCTTGTTTGAGCTAATTCGGCAATGAGAATTTTGATCAGTCCCGATGCTTTGGCTCATAAAAACTAATGTAACTTGCTTTAGAATTTGAATCTATGATATTTGAGAATTAACGTTTTAGTTTAAACATTAATgatattgatttaaaaataaatgatctTTAGACTGAATGCAAACCAAATGATGACTTTGACATGGATAACTAGGATGTAtgattgatcaaaattaaatttttaaggactaaaatgtttgtaatttatgaatatattCATTAGAAAACCTGTGTTCAATTGGTTACAGCAACAGAGGAATTAAGACAGAGATGGTAATATATGGACTCTTTTTAGCTTGCAATTCAAATTTGATAAGTGGTCctaaaaattgtattaaaatggtaaaaacatgcttttaagaaatgATCTACTGATCTTCACAATTTTCCCCTAAAGGGTATTCCCCAGGTACTCTTTCTTGTAGGCACTTATTTAAAGAGTAGAAGTATATGATGttaataacattattattcATGTCATTAGTTTTACAAATAAggctaaaaaatatatgaattttgtgtttgtttttttgatatttttttttacatcgagtctcttataaaataataattttatttttatttcttgatacttttttttagttaatgataaattaataaattttatgtttgttcacttataaatttttttcattattagttGTAACTACTAAAAATCTTGATTTAGAGTCCTTAGAAGATATAGCAAACTAAGAGTAATTGTGAAGCTAACACGAGTAAAGGATATATGTATGCAAATATGGTATATTATTCAAAATTGATTTCACACaatgaaaaagggaaaaagacaTTAACTAAAAGGACAAATTACAAGAAATCTAAAACTCAAATAAGAAACTTAATTTGAACTAAAAGAACAATATATACACCCATATATATGATGATGgacagagtttttttttttttaaggttaaattacttatttagtttctatagtttcataatttttacttttttagttcctataatttgaaagtgaagtccctatagtttgataattcttacttttttagtaCCTGTAGTtttcaaattatagggactaaaagagaattaaaatgtaaattatatgaactaaaaagatcacttttaaactatagaaactaaaaatgtaaTAACCATAAAACTGgactaaatgagtaatttaaccttttttaaatatttacccTGTTATTGATACATAGCAAGGCTATGAAAACCGAACCAAATCAACCAATTGAACCAGTTCGATCATAAACCAGCATATCATCTGGTTTAATATAAGCTTAAAATTGCTCTGCATTTGAACCAAACCTAAACCCTGCCCAAACCAGTAAAAACCGATGGTTCGCCAGGTTTTCACGGTTCGCAAATTCTATGTTGATTAATCACACACGTTACTTTGAACAAGTCAcatcagtgttgtttttcaagtGCAGTAGCCTTGTCTATTTTATAAGAAGAGAAAGGCTCTTCATTTTTAGGCACCAGCCTGTGGGACTCGATATTCTATACACACCTCACGCATCACACAACCTGATTAGGATGAGCATTGTGTTCTCTCTATGGTGCACTTCGATGTGGACTTGTATTGCACAGCAACACAGTGCTAGTCAACTGGAGTAAACAAACTATTTGCTTTCATGTAGAGGAGGAGAGAACTATAAGCATATTGATTGAgacaaaatagaaataaaactaatcatttgcatttttattattctatttttcaataaagtctttgaacaataataaaaatatatgattttttatatcttaaagaaatgaaaagaatattgtaacaaaattaaaaagataattttatagtagttagttttaatatataaattttgaatgctaatatatgtataatttttaagataaagaaTTTCATATTGGTTCAACACATATTTTacatgcattatttttttaatgttattatgaaatgagtgttaggttttttttttttttaaatatttctcaacatattgtattatttattacatattgAATCAGTGCTTTAACTAGTACTATCAATGGTTCAATGACCGGTCTGATTTTCAAAACCTTGCTACAtgatatatttattagttttgttgatgattaattttcataaaaaattcacttttaataacttttttcaatcatatttttttattcacaatgtTAGAGCATGAGCTCACAAGTCCATGATTCATGAAACTCGTTTTAAGGCACATAAGAGTACAATTGGAATGGTTGTCCAATAGTAAGGTTGGGCTTCGATCGGCTTCGGATCCAATTAGCCCAATTAAACAAATCTGAACTTGAGATTTATAGGTCCATTTTCGATCGAGAACAGATTTgggttgtgcaggtttcatgtAGATCAGATTTTGGACGGGTCAGATATGGTTGAAACGGGTTGGACCCAAAAATGGcctagtaaatattttttggccaatttttttaagtacataaattattaattttttttacatttataatgTGTGGACTGTGGAAGCCCGAAAGCACATTATTTTTAATGGTTTGGACCCAAAGACTATATTAAAttcatgttttaattaattataaatttaaacttaGATTGGTTGTTAATTTAGTGGTGTAtgattatttaattgattaatatgtctattaaaaaactaaatttgaaattattaatttttttatacgtcCATCATAAAACGAAGTTGactaaatcattaattaatatgtgcatcattataaaactaaattacaTAATCATTGTGCAATAAGAACACATTCAAGGGTTCAAGAGTTTGTCACTTTGGCgaacaaaatgataaataaatggaTTTGTGTGAAACGCTAATGGTGACAACTCCCAACTCAACTTGGAGTCCAAAACATAACCAAGCTTCCTCGGatagaacaaaaataataattaatattctatatgcatatacaaaagataccaaaaaatgcaaaaacaagTCACATAATATTAATTTCCAAAGAATAGTCAGCCctttaacaaatatatttatatttttaagttccCTTTTAATTAATAGACAATCAAGTTCCCCTAAAACGAATCAGAGTTGgtataaattttcaaaagaaaagaaacaaaatagtaatATAGAATGCATAAATATATTTAGCTAAGAGAAGTCGGTTAACTTCTATCATGTGTTTACAAAATAGCTAAGTTTATCCTTTGAATTACCATGATGTTATCACATGTAAAAGGAAGGAAGCATTACCTTGATGTTAAACATCTTCCAAAGCTTCCTCCTTATGCAGCaagataattaataaaaacGCCATCAATTCATTACATGCTTCTACTATTTGTTGAAAACACACAAGATAAACAAAACATAAAGCAAGGTCCAAAAGAGGTCACCTTAAAATGAAGTATATGGGTCTTTAGCATCAGCTATATGTAGAGAAATAATTCAACaaccaaattttaaaatgaagaatACAATCCTTTTTAAGTAGCTACTTAGAGAGTTCATTGTTTGATCTAATCAATAATCAAGGAAATACATCCCAACAAAGGTAAACTTCCTTGTTCTTGCACAATCTTCATACACCATTAATTAGTAAAGTACCAATGTCAtagaagtaaaaatataaacataaataagaaacaaaaagagataCCATATATTTTAGATCTTTTTTCTACTTGAAAGTTTCAGTAATAAgcacaaaacaaaatcttaagatcatgtgtttttcaaaaaaacacaaacttgcAAATACAAGTAAGAAAATACAACTTAAATCTGTATGTCATTTAAATCTGTATGTCATTAGtgaaaagtaaagaaattaaaGTATATGATGTAGACAACTAACCAAAAAAATACTGTAATTGTCATATCAAACTGATACATCATTTAACAATACATATCAATTCAAATTGAGTCATATCTAACAAATAActccaaaaaagtaaaaaagtctTATGATTGTGAAGATgacaataaaaatcaattattataaagaataaaataatggaCAAAAACATCAAAAATAACAAACACTAAACATATTCTCAATCATCACCAACAAATGATGGTTGGGATTGAGATGAAGCACCACTTCCAAGTCTAATTGTAGATCTAGTAGCACCTCCAAAACTTGTTCCAATTTTATATTCTATGAgacatttaaaggaaaaaaaaacttaaaaatggcaccatggttatcaaactc
This window harbors:
- the LOC100791247 gene encoding protein XRI1-like isoform X1; protein product: MDYSNDNKEPWDWHREDYCLQRSFDYENSQGLWNGVPQNEDLSNVFNDETTPVKACGDFAYNVNNSGIYLCTSIYPPQVPLELQKESDKCLKSSDQIKRRRMLQFNTQDGGHFLSNEHMSSAYLKGKEESNEDVFPELSHWVSGASGSASASNYEDLESAEGWLADCFKDAEMQLCPDDLNFSGADAVQIDVADLCNFPPACEQNVLQHHVTQTPKNIVFKGGKSFIETPTKLAASVAYPFTFIKPCGAHGDVTLKEINQRILSPPPPLKSQQSMEDPSAYPKSAFSGKPVVGKTKIHIEGGKGSITIMRTKG
- the LOC100791247 gene encoding Protein XRI1-like (The RefSeq protein has 1 substitution compared to this genomic sequence), translated to MDYSNDNKEPWDWHREDYCLQRSFDYENSQGLWNGVPQNEDLSNVFNDETTPVKACGDFAYNVNNSELQKESDKCLKSSDQIKRRRMLQFNTQDGGHFLSNEHMSSAYLKGKEESNEDVFPELSHWVSGASGSASASNYEDLESAEGWLADCFKDAEMQLCPDDLNFSGADAVQIDVADLCNFPPACEQNVLQHHVTQTPKNIVFKGGKSFIETPTKLAASVAYPFTFIKPCGAHGDVTLKEINQRILSPPPPLKSQQSMEDPSAYPKSAFSGKPVVGKTKIHIEGGKGSITIMGTKG